A window from Ramlibacter pinisoli encodes these proteins:
- a CDS encoding DMT family transporter has translation MTHKALPLVLVLTLVWGTNWALFPFAVQEVSVWTFRSVSMVLAAAGLLAFARLRGQSLRIPRAKWPALAAASVLYFVVWNVASTYSALLIPSGQAAILGFTMPVWTVLIAWLLLGDRPSPRMWLAVVLAALAVLLLAIPAREAYRDAPAGFVLGVAAGLGWAAGTVVLKRAAVSAPALVLTAWQLLVAAVPIGLVALWVGHGQWFVPSWTSVLVIGYITLVPLAIGNAAWFAVVGLLPATVAGLSAVLVPIVAMVTGAIVHAEPLGPFQLGAMLCSGSALFLALAKAKPRPAQDVPARNKAP, from the coding sequence ATGACCCACAAGGCACTTCCCCTCGTCCTCGTTCTCACGCTGGTGTGGGGGACGAACTGGGCACTGTTCCCGTTCGCGGTGCAGGAGGTCTCGGTGTGGACCTTCCGTTCCGTCAGCATGGTGCTGGCAGCGGCCGGCCTGCTCGCGTTCGCGCGGCTGCGTGGCCAGTCGCTGCGCATCCCGCGGGCGAAATGGCCCGCGCTCGCGGCGGCGTCCGTCCTGTACTTCGTCGTCTGGAACGTCGCCAGCACGTACTCGGCGCTCCTGATCCCCTCCGGCCAGGCCGCGATCCTGGGCTTCACCATGCCCGTGTGGACCGTCCTCATCGCCTGGCTGCTGCTGGGGGACAGGCCGTCCCCGCGCATGTGGCTGGCCGTGGTGCTGGCGGCGCTGGCGGTGCTGCTCCTGGCCATCCCGGCCCGCGAGGCCTATCGCGATGCGCCGGCCGGCTTCGTGCTCGGGGTGGCCGCGGGCCTGGGCTGGGCGGCGGGCACGGTGGTGCTCAAGCGCGCCGCCGTGTCGGCGCCGGCGCTCGTGCTCACCGCCTGGCAGTTGCTGGTCGCGGCCGTGCCCATCGGGCTGGTGGCGCTGTGGGTCGGGCACGGGCAGTGGTTCGTGCCGTCCTGGACCTCGGTGCTCGTGATCGGCTACATCACCCTGGTGCCGCTGGCCATCGGCAACGCGGCCTGGTTCGCCGTCGTGGGCCTGTTGCCGGCCACGGTGGCGGGCCTGTCCGCCGTGCTGGTCCCGATCGTGGCGATGGTCACGGGCGCCATCGTGCACGCCGAGCCGCTCGGGCCGTTCCAGCTGGGCGCGATGCTGTGCTCCGGCAGCGCGCTGTTCCTCGCGCTGGCGAAGGCCAAGCCCAGGCCCGCACAGGACGTCCCGGCCAGGAACAAGGCCCCCTGA
- a CDS encoding polyprenyl synthetase family protein translates to MTAAFDLRSWSAAHLDRVESALSRWVVAEAPAGLGDAMRYAVLDGGKRLRPLLVLAGAEAVGGNVQAALRAACAVELIHAYSLVHDDMPCMDNDVLRRGKPTVHVQFGQARALLAGDALQALAFELLAPDDEGIPAGVQARLVRLLARAAGHEGMAGGQAIDLASVGLALTEDQLRHMHRLKTGALLQGSVLMGAACGSADAQAQDALRRYGAAVGLAFQVVDDILDVIADSATLGKTAGKDAQQDKPTYVSLLGLDRSRAYAGELLAQALDALAASGLRDTRALDALARMVVDRDN, encoded by the coding sequence GTGACCGCCGCATTCGACCTTCGCTCCTGGAGCGCCGCCCACCTCGACCGCGTCGAATCCGCCTTGTCGCGCTGGGTGGTGGCCGAGGCGCCCGCCGGCCTGGGCGACGCCATGCGCTACGCCGTGCTCGATGGCGGCAAGCGGCTGCGCCCGCTGCTGGTGCTGGCCGGCGCCGAGGCCGTCGGCGGCAACGTCCAGGCCGCCCTGCGGGCCGCCTGCGCCGTCGAGCTGATCCACGCCTACTCGCTGGTGCACGACGACATGCCCTGCATGGACAACGATGTCCTGCGCCGCGGCAAGCCCACCGTGCACGTGCAGTTCGGTCAGGCGCGCGCGCTGCTGGCCGGCGATGCGCTGCAGGCCCTGGCGTTCGAGCTGCTGGCCCCCGACGACGAAGGCATCCCCGCCGGCGTGCAGGCGCGGCTGGTGCGCCTGCTCGCGCGGGCCGCGGGCCACGAGGGCATGGCCGGCGGCCAGGCCATCGACCTGGCCAGCGTGGGACTGGCCCTCACCGAGGACCAGCTGCGGCACATGCACCGCCTGAAGACCGGCGCCTTGCTCCAGGGCAGCGTCCTCATGGGCGCCGCCTGCGGCAGCGCCGATGCGCAGGCGCAGGACGCCCTGCGCCGCTACGGGGCCGCGGTGGGCCTGGCGTTCCAGGTGGTCGACGACATCCTGGACGTCATCGCCGATTCGGCCACCCTCGGCAAGACGGCCGGCAAGGACGCCCAGCAGGACAAGCCGACCTACGTCTCGCTGCTGGGCCTGGACCGTTCGCGCGCCTACGCCGGCGAGTTGCTGGCGCAGGCGCTCGATGCGCTGGCGGCCAGCGGCCTGCGCGACACGCGGGCGCTCGACGCGCTCGCCCGCATGGTCGTCGACCGCGACAACTGA
- the dxs gene encoding 1-deoxy-D-xylulose-5-phosphate synthase, with protein sequence MAALLDSIQSPADLRRVPRAQLTQLAAELRAFVLDSVSRTGGHLSSNLGTVELTIALHYVFNTPHDRLVWDVGHQTYPHKILTGRRERMGTLRQLGGLSGFPRREESDYDTFGTAHSSTSISAALGMALSAHRKGEDRKAVAIIGDGAMTAGMAFEALNNAGVCDCDLLVILNDNDMSISPPVGALNRYLAQLMSGQFYAAAKNVGKNVLKVAPPLFELAKRIEEHAKGMVVPATLFEKFGFNYIGPIDGHDLDSLVPTLENIRHLKGPQFLHVVTKKGQGYKLAEADPVAYHGPGKFDPKVGLTAPATPGKTTFTQVFGQWLCDMAAQDQRLVGITPAMREGSGLVEFEKRFPDRYFDVGIAEQHAVTFAAGMACEGLKPVVAIYSTFLQRGYDQLVHDVALQNLPVVFALDRAGLVGADGATHAGAYDIAFLRCIPNVAVACPADEDECRKLLTTAFEQDHPVAVRYPRGAGAGVAVQPGLQALPYGKGEVRRARTGEGAGIAVLAFGTLLYPALQAGERLDATVANMRWAKPLDTALLLDLAQRHAALVTLEEGCIAGGAGSAVAEALHAAGIDKPVLQLGLPDLFIEHGDPAKLLALQGLDAAGIEASIRKRYPDLVPRTAPTLKVVG encoded by the coding sequence ATGGCTGCCTTGCTCGATTCCATCCAGTCCCCGGCCGACCTGCGCCGCGTGCCGCGCGCCCAGCTCACCCAGCTGGCCGCGGAGCTGCGCGCCTTCGTGCTCGACAGCGTGTCGCGCACCGGCGGCCACCTGAGCTCCAACCTCGGCACGGTCGAACTCACCATCGCGCTGCACTACGTGTTCAACACTCCGCACGACCGGCTGGTGTGGGACGTGGGCCACCAGACCTATCCGCACAAGATCCTCACCGGCCGGCGCGAGCGCATGGGCACGCTGCGCCAGCTCGGGGGGCTGTCGGGGTTCCCGCGCCGCGAGGAGAGCGACTACGACACCTTCGGCACCGCGCACTCGTCGACCAGCATCTCCGCCGCGCTCGGCATGGCGCTGTCGGCGCATCGCAAGGGCGAGGACCGCAAGGCGGTGGCCATCATCGGCGACGGCGCCATGACCGCCGGCATGGCGTTCGAGGCCCTGAACAACGCCGGCGTGTGCGACTGCGACCTGCTGGTGATCCTGAACGACAACGACATGTCGATCAGCCCGCCGGTCGGCGCGCTGAACCGCTACCTGGCGCAGCTGATGAGCGGCCAGTTCTACGCCGCCGCCAAGAACGTCGGCAAGAACGTGCTGAAGGTCGCCCCGCCGCTGTTCGAGCTGGCCAAGCGCATCGAGGAGCACGCCAAGGGCATGGTGGTGCCGGCCACGCTGTTCGAGAAGTTCGGCTTCAACTACATCGGCCCGATCGACGGCCACGACCTCGATTCCCTGGTGCCCACGCTGGAGAACATCCGCCACCTGAAGGGGCCGCAGTTCCTGCACGTGGTGACCAAGAAGGGCCAGGGCTACAAGCTGGCCGAGGCCGACCCGGTGGCCTACCACGGGCCGGGCAAGTTCGATCCCAAGGTGGGCCTGACGGCACCGGCCACGCCCGGCAAGACCACCTTCACCCAGGTGTTCGGCCAGTGGCTGTGCGACATGGCGGCCCAGGACCAGCGGCTGGTGGGCATCACGCCCGCCATGCGCGAGGGCTCCGGGCTGGTCGAATTCGAGAAGCGCTTCCCCGACCGCTACTTCGACGTCGGCATCGCCGAGCAGCACGCCGTCACGTTCGCGGCCGGCATGGCCTGCGAAGGCCTCAAGCCGGTGGTGGCGATCTATTCCACCTTCCTGCAGCGCGGCTACGACCAGCTGGTGCACGACGTGGCGCTGCAGAACCTGCCGGTGGTGTTCGCGCTCGATCGCGCCGGCCTGGTCGGCGCCGACGGCGCCACCCACGCGGGCGCCTACGACATCGCCTTCCTGCGCTGCATCCCGAACGTCGCGGTGGCCTGTCCGGCCGACGAGGACGAGTGCCGCAAGCTGCTCACCACCGCCTTCGAGCAGGACCATCCGGTGGCCGTGCGCTACCCGCGCGGTGCCGGCGCCGGCGTCGCCGTGCAGCCGGGGCTGCAGGCGCTGCCGTACGGCAAGGGCGAGGTGCGGCGCGCGCGCACCGGCGAAGGCGCCGGTATCGCGGTGCTGGCCTTCGGCACCCTGCTGTACCCGGCGCTGCAGGCCGGCGAACGCCTCGATGCCACCGTGGCCAACATGCGCTGGGCCAAGCCGCTGGACACCGCGCTGCTGCTCGACCTGGCGCAGCGCCATGCCGCGCTGGTGACGCTGGAGGAGGGCTGCATCGCGGGCGGCGCCGGCAGCGCGGTGGCCGAGGCCCTGCACGCCGCCGGCATCGACAAGCCGGTGCTGCAACTGGGCCTGCCCGACCTGTTCATCGAGCACGGCGACCCGGCCAAGCTGCTGGCCCTGCAAGGCCTGGACGCCGCCGGCATCGAGGCGTCGATCCGCAAGCGCTACCCCGACCTGGTGCCGCGCACGGCGCCGACGCTGAAGGTCGTCGGGTAA
- the ybaL gene encoding YbaL family putative K(+) efflux transporter — translation MDHHVPLIATIAGALGLALLFGFVAARLKLPALVGYLVAGVLIGPHTPGFVADVPLAAQLAEIGVMLLMFGVGLHFSLDDLLAVRKLAVPGAIVQMAAATALGAGLASWWGWGLPSAIVFGIALSVASTVVLLRALEGLGLLESFNGRAAVGWLVVEDLAMVLVLVLLPALATALGPDGGQGGFALARTIGTTLLQVAAFVALMLVVGRRLFPWVLWQVQKVGSRELFTLCVVAAAVSIAFGATKLFGVSFALGAFFAGMVLRESEFSHRAAEETLPLRDAFAVLFFVSVGMLFDPLVLIEQPLRVLAVTAVIVVGKSVAAALVVLLLRYPLNTALTVSASLAQIGEFSFILVSLGASLQLLPPEAQSLVVAGAILSIALNPFVFRAVAPAQRWLLARSALARRLNEREDPLAELPLSTEERFLARQVVLVGYGRVGREIGQALGHAGVPYVVAEENRELVEQLRASGVAAVAGDAADPAVLIQAHVARARLLVIATPDTLNVRRMADTARQLNPGIEIVVRSHNQAEARLLEAEMGGKVFLGERELALAIARHVLERFDEADSSNRGSMPTEPVTQKGTP, via the coding sequence ATGGACCACCACGTGCCCCTCATCGCCACCATCGCCGGAGCCCTGGGCCTGGCCCTGCTGTTCGGCTTCGTCGCCGCGCGGCTGAAGCTGCCCGCGCTGGTCGGCTACCTCGTCGCCGGCGTGCTCATCGGCCCGCACACACCGGGCTTCGTCGCCGACGTCCCGCTGGCGGCCCAGCTGGCCGAGATCGGCGTGATGCTGCTGATGTTCGGCGTCGGCCTGCACTTCTCGCTCGACGACCTGCTGGCCGTGCGCAAGCTGGCGGTGCCGGGGGCGATCGTGCAGATGGCCGCGGCCACGGCCCTGGGCGCCGGGCTCGCGAGCTGGTGGGGCTGGGGGCTGCCGTCCGCCATCGTGTTCGGCATCGCCCTGTCGGTCGCGAGCACGGTGGTGCTGCTGCGGGCGCTCGAGGGCCTGGGCCTGCTGGAGAGCTTCAACGGCCGCGCCGCGGTGGGCTGGCTGGTGGTCGAGGACCTGGCCATGGTGCTGGTGCTGGTGCTGCTGCCGGCGCTGGCCACCGCGCTGGGCCCGGACGGCGGGCAGGGCGGTTTCGCGCTGGCACGCACCATCGGCACCACGCTGCTGCAGGTCGCGGCGTTCGTCGCGCTCATGCTGGTGGTGGGCCGCCGCCTGTTCCCCTGGGTGCTGTGGCAGGTGCAGAAGGTCGGCTCGCGCGAGCTGTTCACGCTGTGCGTCGTGGCCGCGGCGGTCAGCATCGCCTTCGGCGCTACCAAGCTGTTCGGCGTCTCGTTCGCCCTCGGCGCGTTCTTCGCCGGCATGGTGCTGCGCGAATCGGAGTTCAGCCACCGCGCGGCGGAAGAGACGCTGCCGCTGCGCGATGCCTTCGCGGTGCTGTTCTTCGTCTCGGTCGGCATGCTGTTCGACCCCCTGGTGCTGATCGAGCAGCCGCTGCGCGTGCTGGCCGTCACCGCCGTGATCGTGGTGGGCAAGTCGGTGGCGGCGGCCCTGGTCGTGCTGCTGCTGCGCTACCCGCTGAACACGGCGCTGACGGTGTCGGCCAGCCTGGCGCAGATCGGCGAGTTCTCGTTCATCCTGGTCAGCCTGGGCGCGTCGCTGCAGCTGCTGCCGCCCGAGGCGCAGAGCCTGGTGGTGGCCGGCGCCATCCTGTCGATCGCGCTCAACCCCTTCGTGTTCCGCGCCGTCGCGCCGGCCCAGCGCTGGCTGCTGGCCCGCTCCGCACTGGCACGCCGGCTCAACGAGCGCGAGGACCCGCTGGCCGAACTGCCCCTGTCCACCGAGGAGCGCTTCCTGGCGCGCCAGGTGGTGCTGGTGGGCTACGGCCGGGTGGGGCGCGAGATCGGCCAGGCGTTGGGCCACGCAGGCGTGCCGTACGTGGTGGCCGAGGAGAACCGCGAGCTGGTGGAGCAGCTGCGCGCCAGCGGCGTGGCGGCCGTGGCGGGCGATGCGGCCGATCCGGCGGTGCTGATCCAGGCCCACGTGGCGCGGGCGCGCCTGCTGGTCATCGCGACGCCGGACACGTTGAACGTGCGCCGCATGGCCGACACGGCGCGCCAGCTCAACCCCGGGATCGAGATCGTGGTGCGCAGCCACAACCAGGCCGAGGCGCGCCTGCTGGAGGCCGAGATGGGCGGCAAGGTCTTCCTGGGCGAGCGCGAGCTGGCGCTGGCCATCGCGCGCCATGTGCTGGAGCGCTTCGACGAAGCCGACAGCAGCAACCGTGGCAGCATGCCGACCGAGCCCGTTACCCAGAAAGGAACCCCATGA
- a CDS encoding TRAP transporter substrate-binding protein, translated as MDRRSLIQRAGIAGILAAGAAPAVHAQQAIRWRLASSFPKSLDTIYGGAEVFAQKVKGLSGGKFEISVHAAGEIMPAFGVVDGVQQGSVEAAHTAPYYFFGKDETFAIGGAIPFGLNSRQMSAWTFEGNGLKLMREFYARYNIIHFACGNTGAQMGGWFRKEIKSVADLKGMKMRIGGFAGKVLERMGGVPQNIPGGDIYPALEKGTIDAAEWIGPYDDQKLGFNKVAPFYYYPGWWEGGLQLDLYINQKAYDALSPENKAIVEAASAYAHVEMQAKYDVKNPTALKQLVGSGAKLRPFPADLMAAAFKTSMALYDELSQKNPSWAKVYGDLAKFRADQNLWFRFTEATFDRFMQSQKL; from the coding sequence ATGGATCGTCGATCCCTCATCCAGCGTGCCGGCATCGCCGGCATCCTCGCCGCCGGCGCCGCGCCGGCCGTCCATGCCCAGCAGGCCATCCGCTGGCGCCTGGCCTCCAGCTTCCCCAAGTCGCTCGACACCATCTACGGCGGGGCCGAGGTGTTCGCTCAGAAGGTCAAGGGCCTGTCGGGCGGCAAGTTCGAGATCTCGGTGCACGCGGCCGGCGAGATCATGCCGGCCTTCGGCGTGGTCGACGGCGTGCAGCAGGGCTCGGTGGAAGCCGCGCACACGGCGCCGTACTACTTCTTCGGCAAGGACGAGACCTTCGCCATCGGCGGCGCCATCCCCTTCGGCCTGAACAGCCGCCAGATGAGCGCATGGACCTTCGAGGGCAACGGCCTGAAGCTGATGCGCGAGTTCTATGCCAGGTACAACATCATCCATTTCGCCTGCGGCAACACCGGCGCGCAGATGGGTGGCTGGTTCCGCAAGGAGATCAAGAGCGTCGCCGACCTCAAGGGCATGAAGATGCGCATCGGCGGCTTCGCCGGCAAGGTGCTCGAGCGCATGGGCGGCGTGCCGCAGAACATCCCCGGCGGCGACATCTACCCGGCGCTGGAGAAGGGCACCATCGACGCGGCCGAGTGGATCGGCCCCTACGACGACCAGAAGCTGGGCTTCAACAAGGTGGCGCCGTTCTACTACTACCCCGGCTGGTGGGAGGGCGGCCTGCAGCTCGACCTGTACATCAACCAGAAGGCCTACGACGCGCTCTCGCCCGAGAACAAGGCCATCGTGGAGGCCGCCTCGGCCTACGCCCACGTGGAGATGCAGGCCAAGTACGACGTCAAGAACCCGACCGCGCTCAAGCAGCTGGTGGGCTCGGGCGCCAAGCTGCGCCCGTTCCCTGCCGATCTGATGGCGGCCGCGTTCAAGACCTCGATGGCGCTCTACGACGAGCTGTCGCAGAAGAACCCCAGCTGGGCCAAGGTGTACGGCGACCTGGCGAAGTTCCGCGCCGACCAGAACCTCTGGTTCCGCTTCACCGAGGCCACCTTCGACCGCTTCATGCAGAGCCAGAAGCTCTGA
- a CDS encoding TRAP transporter substrate-binding protein — protein sequence MDRRSLIKHAGIAGVLAAGAAPAVHAQAAIRWRMASSFPKSLDTLFGGAETFAKAVRTMSGGKFEISTHAAGELMPAFGVVDGVQQGSIEMAQTAPYYFFGKDEAFALGTAVPFGLNSRQMSAWMYEGNGLKLMREFYAKYSFINLPGGNTGAQMGGWFRKEIRSQADLKGMKFRIAGFAGKIMERMGVVPQNIPGGEIYTALEKGTIDAAEWVGPYDDLKLGFVKVAPNYYYPGFWEGSAQIDFFINQKAWDSLSAENKAILEAAAAQSHMDMQAKYDARNPVALKQLVSQGAKLRAFPQDMMNAAWKNAQAIYDETSAKNESFKKIYADMAKFRADQNLWFRFTEATFDRFMQTQKL from the coding sequence ATGGACCGCCGTTCCCTCATCAAGCACGCCGGCATCGCGGGCGTGCTGGCCGCCGGCGCCGCACCGGCCGTGCATGCGCAGGCCGCCATCCGCTGGCGCATGGCCTCGAGCTTTCCGAAGTCGCTCGACACGCTGTTCGGCGGGGCCGAGACCTTCGCCAAGGCCGTCAGGACCATGTCCGGCGGCAAGTTCGAGATCTCGACCCATGCGGCCGGTGAACTGATGCCGGCCTTCGGCGTGGTCGACGGCGTGCAGCAGGGCTCGATCGAGATGGCGCAGACGGCGCCGTACTACTTCTTCGGCAAGGACGAGGCCTTCGCGCTGGGCACCGCCGTGCCCTTCGGGCTGAACAGCCGCCAGATGTCGGCCTGGATGTACGAGGGCAACGGCCTGAAGCTGATGCGCGAGTTCTACGCCAAGTACAGCTTCATCAACCTGCCGGGCGGCAACACCGGCGCGCAGATGGGCGGCTGGTTCCGCAAGGAGATCCGCTCGCAGGCCGACCTCAAGGGCATGAAGTTCCGCATCGCGGGCTTCGCCGGCAAGATCATGGAACGCATGGGCGTGGTGCCCCAGAACATCCCGGGTGGCGAGATCTACACCGCGCTGGAAAAGGGCACCATCGACGCCGCCGAATGGGTCGGCCCCTATGACGACCTGAAGCTCGGCTTCGTGAAGGTCGCGCCCAACTACTACTACCCGGGGTTCTGGGAAGGCTCGGCGCAGATCGACTTCTTCATCAACCAGAAGGCCTGGGACAGCCTGTCGGCCGAGAACAAGGCCATCCTGGAAGCCGCGGCGGCGCAGTCGCACATGGACATGCAGGCCAAGTACGACGCCCGCAATCCGGTCGCGCTCAAGCAGCTGGTGTCGCAGGGCGCCAAGCTGCGTGCCTTCCCGCAGGACATGATGAACGCGGCGTGGAAGAACGCGCAGGCGATCTACGACGAGACCTCGGCCAAGAACGAGAGCTTCAAGAAGATCTACGCCGACATGGCGAAGTTCCGCGCCGACCAGAACCTCTGGTTCCGCTTCACCGAAGCGACGTTCGACCGCTTCATGCAGACCCAGAAGCTCTGA
- a CDS encoding TRAP transporter substrate-binding protein: MDRRSLIKNAGIAGVLAAGVAPAVHAQAAVRWRLASSFPKSLDTIFGAAVTFADSVKAMSGGKFEVSVHAAGELMPAFGVVDGVQGGSIEMAHTAPYYFFGKDECFALGCAIPFGLNSRQMSAWMYEGNGLKLMREFYAKYNIINFAGGNTGAQMGGWFRKEVKSLKDVKGLKFRIGGFGGKVLERIGGVPQNIPGGEIYPALEKGTIDAAEWVGPYDDQKLGFGKIAPYYYYPGWWEGGPQLDFFINQKAFDSLSAENKAIVQAAASHAHVVMQSRYDALNPTALKQLVGGGVKLRPFPADMMSAAFKAAMDLYGELNSKNESWKKIYADFSKFRADQNLWFRFTEATFDRFMQAQKL, from the coding sequence ATGGATCGTCGTTCCCTGATCAAAAACGCGGGCATCGCAGGCGTGCTCGCGGCCGGCGTGGCACCGGCGGTGCATGCCCAGGCTGCCGTGCGCTGGCGCTTGGCCTCCAGCTTCCCCAAGTCGCTGGACACCATCTTCGGGGCGGCCGTCACCTTCGCCGACTCGGTCAAGGCCATGTCGGGCGGCAAGTTCGAGGTCTCGGTGCATGCGGCCGGTGAACTCATGCCGGCGTTCGGCGTGGTCGACGGCGTGCAGGGCGGCTCCATCGAGATGGCGCACACCGCGCCGTACTACTTCTTCGGCAAGGACGAGTGCTTCGCCCTGGGCTGCGCCATCCCCTTCGGCCTGAACAGCCGCCAGATGTCGGCCTGGATGTACGAGGGCAACGGCCTGAAGCTGATGCGCGAGTTCTACGCCAAGTACAACATCATCAACTTCGCCGGCGGCAACACCGGCGCCCAGATGGGCGGCTGGTTCCGCAAGGAAGTCAAGTCGCTCAAGGACGTCAAGGGCCTGAAGTTCCGCATCGGCGGCTTCGGCGGCAAGGTGCTCGAGCGCATCGGCGGCGTGCCGCAGAACATCCCGGGCGGCGAGATCTACCCGGCGCTGGAAAAAGGCACGATCGACGCAGCCGAGTGGGTCGGCCCGTACGACGACCAGAAGCTGGGCTTCGGCAAGATCGCGCCGTACTACTACTACCCCGGCTGGTGGGAAGGCGGCCCGCAGCTCGACTTCTTCATCAACCAGAAGGCGTTCGACTCGCTGTCGGCCGAGAACAAGGCCATCGTGCAGGCCGCGGCCTCGCATGCCCACGTGGTGATGCAGTCGCGCTACGACGCCCTGAACCCCACGGCGCTCAAGCAGCTGGTGGGCGGCGGCGTCAAGCTGCGCCCGTTCCCGGCCGACATGATGTCGGCCGCGTTCAAGGCCGCGATGGACCTGTACGGCGAGCTGAACTCCAAGAACGAGAGCTGGAAGAAGATCTACGCCGACTTCTCCAAGTTCCGCGCCGACCAGAACCTCTGGTTCCGCTTCACCGAAGCGACGTTCGACCGCTTCATGCAGGCGCAAAAACTCTAA
- a CDS encoding aromatic ring-hydroxylating oxygenase subunit alpha translates to MSDLSLQFQQATSQLSVSSYFDDTLFQREMDALFRGGPRYVGHELSVPNKGDFHALPQEGEGRALLRTPRGVELVSNVCRHRQAVILRGRGNLGAEPGSGGNIVCPLHRWTYSGGGHGTRAGTLLGAPHFAQDPCLNLDNWKLREWNGLLFEDNGRDIAADLAGMGPRADLDFTGMVLDRVELHECNYNWKTFIEVYLEDYHVGPFHPGLGSFVACEDLRWEFKDQYSVQTVGVANRLGRAGSPVYERWHRELLAYREGEPPKYGAIWLTYYPHIMVEWYPHVLTVSTLHPIGPQKTLNVVEFFYPEEIAAFERGFVEAQQAAYMETCVEDDEIALRMDAGRKALMQRGTNEVGPYQSPMEDGMQHFHEWYRQHMAGHLPRA, encoded by the coding sequence ATGTCTGATTTAAGTCTTCAGTTCCAGCAGGCCACAAGCCAACTATCCGTTTCCAGCTACTTCGACGACACGCTCTTCCAACGCGAGATGGACGCCCTCTTCCGGGGCGGCCCCCGGTATGTGGGGCATGAGCTGTCGGTGCCGAACAAAGGCGATTTCCACGCCCTGCCCCAGGAGGGCGAGGGGCGCGCGCTGCTGCGCACGCCGCGCGGCGTGGAGCTGGTGTCCAACGTCTGCCGCCACCGCCAGGCGGTGATCCTGCGCGGGCGCGGCAACCTGGGCGCCGAGCCCGGCTCGGGGGGCAACATCGTGTGCCCGTTACACCGCTGGACCTACAGCGGCGGCGGCCATGGCACCCGCGCCGGCACCCTGCTGGGCGCGCCGCATTTCGCCCAGGACCCCTGCCTGAACCTCGACAACTGGAAGCTGCGCGAGTGGAACGGCCTGCTGTTCGAGGACAACGGCCGCGACATCGCCGCCGACCTGGCCGGCATGGGCCCGCGGGCCGACCTCGACTTCACCGGCATGGTGCTCGACCGGGTCGAACTGCACGAGTGCAACTACAACTGGAAGACCTTCATCGAGGTCTACCTCGAGGACTACCACGTCGGGCCGTTCCACCCGGGCCTGGGCAGCTTCGTCGCCTGCGAGGACCTGCGCTGGGAGTTCAAGGACCAGTACTCGGTGCAGACGGTGGGCGTGGCCAACCGCCTGGGCCGGGCCGGCAGCCCGGTCTATGAGCGCTGGCACCGGGAACTGCTGGCCTACCGCGAGGGCGAGCCGCCCAAGTACGGCGCCATCTGGCTCACCTACTACCCGCACATCATGGTGGAGTGGTACCCGCACGTGCTCACCGTGTCCACCCTGCACCCCATCGGGCCGCAGAAGACGCTCAACGTGGTGGAGTTCTTCTACCCCGAGGAGATCGCGGCGTTCGAGCGCGGCTTCGTGGAGGCCCAGCAGGCGGCTTATATGGAGACCTGCGTCGAGGACGACGAGATCGCCCTGCGCATGGACGCCGGCCGCAAGGCGCTGATGCAGCGTGGCACCAACGAGGTCGGGCCCTACCAGAGCCCGATGGAGGACGGCATGCAGCACTTCCACGAGTGGTACCGCCAGCACATGGCCGGGCACCTGCCGCGCGCCTGA
- a CDS encoding exodeoxyribonuclease VII small subunit has translation MSQDPSQPPASYEAALEELEQLLQVIESGQLPLEQLLTGYRRGAELLAFCRGKLDAVEQQIKILDEGALKPWTPQ, from the coding sequence ATGTCCCAGGACCCATCCCAGCCGCCGGCCAGCTACGAGGCGGCGCTCGAGGAACTCGAGCAGCTGCTGCAGGTGATCGAGTCCGGCCAGCTGCCCCTGGAGCAGCTGCTCACGGGATACCGCCGCGGCGCCGAACTGCTCGCGTTCTGCCGCGGCAAGCTCGACGCCGTCGAACAGCAGATCAAGATCCTCGACGAGGGCGCTCTCAAGCCGTGGACGCCGCAGTGA